In one Cloacibacillus porcorum genomic region, the following are encoded:
- the rny gene encoding ribonuclease Y, producing MEFTTAVLCIITGLAVGALVGFTYHKKSEEKKFRGALSESERIIQEATKKAEIAKRDILAEGKEEIHRLRQELDRDTKERRGEIQRSERRLEQKEENLDKKIENISRKEEELKNRNEHVQEKLNRLSAQEQELIAKLEQIAQLTREEAREQLLAEVESDANHLIGLRLKELEERAKREADRKAQEVIATAIQRCSVEFASDVVVSVVNLPSDEMKGRIIGREGRNIRTFETLTGVDLIVDDTPEAVTLSSFDPVRREVARLSLERLVVDGRIHPARIEEIIERAEKDVQVQILETAEEALLETGIKNMHGELAKIIGQLRYRTSYGQNALAHSLEVAHLSGVMAAELGLDELKARRAGLLHDIGKAVDHQIEGTHAKIGADLAKRYGESPDIVNAIASHHEDEEPLTIYAVLVAAADAVSASRPGARRESLDAYVKRLEKLEEVAKTFSGVSKAFAIQAGREVRVAVAPTVTDDGEMQKLAYDIARKIEEELRYPGQIKVTLIRETRAVEYAK from the coding sequence ATGGAATTTACCACAGCTGTACTATGTATAATCACCGGACTCGCCGTAGGCGCCCTGGTAGGTTTTACATATCACAAAAAAAGCGAAGAAAAAAAATTCAGAGGAGCCCTTTCGGAATCCGAGCGCATTATACAGGAGGCCACTAAGAAGGCCGAAATTGCGAAGCGCGACATTCTCGCCGAGGGCAAAGAAGAGATACACCGGCTGAGACAGGAGCTTGACCGCGACACAAAAGAACGCCGCGGAGAAATCCAGCGTTCCGAGCGCCGTCTGGAACAGAAGGAAGAAAATCTCGACAAGAAGATTGAGAACATCAGCCGCAAAGAAGAAGAACTTAAGAACCGCAACGAACATGTGCAGGAAAAGCTGAACAGGCTCTCTGCGCAGGAACAGGAACTAATCGCGAAGCTGGAACAGATTGCCCAGCTGACGCGTGAAGAGGCGCGTGAGCAGCTTCTTGCCGAGGTGGAGTCCGATGCGAACCATTTGATCGGGCTGCGTCTCAAAGAGCTTGAAGAGCGCGCGAAACGCGAAGCTGACCGTAAAGCGCAGGAGGTCATCGCGACCGCCATTCAGCGCTGCAGCGTCGAATTCGCATCCGACGTGGTTGTAAGCGTCGTTAATCTCCCATCCGACGAGATGAAGGGGCGCATCATCGGACGCGAAGGCCGCAACATCAGGACTTTTGAAACGCTCACCGGAGTCGACCTCATCGTCGACGACACCCCGGAGGCCGTCACGCTGAGCAGCTTTGATCCCGTACGCCGCGAAGTGGCCCGCCTCTCGCTTGAGAGACTGGTCGTCGACGGCAGGATCCACCCGGCCCGCATAGAGGAAATAATAGAGCGGGCGGAGAAGGACGTTCAGGTCCAGATTCTTGAGACCGCCGAAGAGGCGCTTCTCGAAACGGGCATCAAAAACATGCATGGTGAACTGGCAAAAATTATCGGACAACTGCGTTACCGCACCAGCTACGGACAGAACGCCCTCGCCCACAGCCTTGAAGTGGCGCATCTATCGGGCGTGATGGCGGCTGAGCTGGGACTCGATGAATTGAAGGCCCGCAGAGCAGGGCTTTTACATGATATAGGCAAGGCTGTTGACCACCAGATAGAGGGTACGCACGCGAAGATCGGAGCCGACCTGGCAAAACGCTACGGCGAGAGCCCCGATATCGTGAACGCGATAGCCTCGCACCACGAAGACGAAGAACCTCTGACGATCTACGCCGTACTCGTAGCGGCGGCGGACGCCGTCTCCGCCTCACGTCCCGGCGCGCGCCGCGAAAGCCTCGACGCCTATGTGAAACGCCTTGAAAAACTCGAAGAGGTCGCAAAGACCTTCTCGGGTGTCAGCAAGGCCTTTGCGATCCAGGCGGGACGCGAAGTGCGCGTGGCGGTGGCTCCCACCGTCACTGACGACGGCGAGATGCAGAAGCTCGCATACGATATCGCGCGCAAGATCGAGGAAGAGCTCAGATATCCCGGGCAGATAAAGGTCACCCTGATAAGGGAGACCCGCGCCGTGGAATACGCGAAATAG